The Lycium barbarum isolate Lr01 chromosome 12, ASM1917538v2, whole genome shotgun sequence genome includes a region encoding these proteins:
- the LOC132622824 gene encoding uncharacterized protein LOC132622824, translating to MSTTSILRACLIPVTVRMKMTITKIIVRAREEKGDDSEMAESSKGESKDKESGNNNEPNQKASMLNESPESRRPVFLIKSRSDFYSTTEPPSAEPPSGEPRSHVYL from the exons ATGTCAACAACAAGCAT ATTAAGAGCATGCTTGATCCCTGTGACTGTGAGGATGAAAATGACCATAACCAAGATAATAGTGAGAGCTCGGGAAGAGAAGGGAGATGACAGTGAG ATGGCAGAATCTTCGAAGGGAGAATCAAAAGACAAAGAGTCAGGCAACAATAACGAACCAAACCAAAAAGCATCAATGCTGAATGAATCACCTGAGTCGCGTCGGCCAGTTTTTTTGATAAAAAGTAGAAGTGACTTCTACAGCACAACAGAGCCACCATCGGCAGAGCCGCCATCCGGAGAGCCTCGCAGCCATGTGTACCTATAA
- the LOC132622578 gene encoding desmethyl-deoxy-podophyllotoxin synthase-like gives MVMEIQHPTFPILIASLFFVIIAVKLWKKSKIQDKLPPGPIKLPLIGNLHQLSSSLPHHTLRDLAKKYGPIMHLQLGQVSAVIISSPQMAKEVMKTHDLIFANRPQLLAVEILSNNSPSISFSPYGANWRQLRKVCVSELLSAKRVQSFESIREEEVEDLIEAIALTPPQVPIDISKMIFSMTNNITARAAFGKKCKHKDGFIAAMKTITELSGGFDIPDLFPSFKILHSLSGVKTALEKVHQKVDKIFEDIIEEHKANRREMSSNMLHKEDLVDVLLRVQESGDLKIPISRNTLKSVILEMFIGGTDTSSTALEWAISELMKNPQVMEKAQAEVRQVFEGKTKITESEIQKLDYMKLVIKETLRMHPPVPLLLPREAIEKCEIGGYDIPAKTKVITNAWAIGRHPKHWKNAECFEPERFQDSVFDFIGTNSEYIPFGAGRRICPGTIFGIANIELPLAKLLFHFDWKLPDGIEANDLDMTETFGATAGRKNDLYLVAKPYISKS, from the exons ATGGTAATGGAGATTCAACACCCCACCTTTCCTATACTTATCGCCTCCCTTTTCTTTGTAATCATAGCTGTGAAGCTATGGAAAAAATCCAAGATTCAGGATAAACTGCCTCCAGGTCCTATAAAGCTTCCACTTATTGGGAACTTGCACCAGTTGTCTAGCTCATTGCCTCATCATACTTTGAGGGATTTGGCCAAAAAATATGGTCCCATTATGCACCTACAACTCGGTCAAGTTTCTGCTGTTATTATATCATcaccacaaatggcaaaagaggTAATGAAGACCCATGACTTAATCTTTGCTAATAGGCCACAACTTCTTGCTGTAGAGATTCTGAGCAACAACAGCCCCAGCATTTCATTCTCTCCTTATGGGGCTAATTGGAGACAACTTAGAAAAGTATGTGTCTCGGAGCTTCTAAGTGCAAAACGTGTTCAATCATTTGAGTCAATCAGGGAAGAGGAAGtagaggatcttattgaagcaattGCCTTGACACCGCCACAAGTTCCTATTGATATCAGTAAAATGATCTTCTCGATGACGAATAACATAACTGCCAGGGCAGCCTTTGGTAAGAAATGCAAGCACAAAGATGGGTTTATTGCAGCTATGAAAACAATTACAGAGCTATCAGGAGGTTTTGATATACCAGatttatttccttccttcaaaattCTCCACTCATTAAGTGGAGTGAAGACTGCACTTGAGAAAGTACACCAAAAGGTTGATAAAATCTTTGAGGATATAATAGAAGAGCATAAGGCAAATAGGAGAGAGATGAGCAGTAACATGTTGCATAAGGAAGATTTGGTTGATGTGCTACTTAGGGTTCAAGAAAGTGGTGATCTAAAAATTCCCATCTCAAGAAACACTCTCAAATCTGTCATTTTG GAAATGTTCATAGGGGGAACTGACACATCATCAACTGCTTTAGAGTGGGCCATTTCAGAATTGATGAAGAATCCACAAGTGATGGAAAAGGCACAAGCTGAGGTGAGACAGGTTTTTGAAGGGAAAACTAAAATCACAGAATCAGAAATTCAAAAGCTAGATTATATGAAATTGGTTATCAAAGAGACGCTACGTATGCATCCACCCGTACCTTTGTTACTACCAAGAGAAGCAATAGAAAAATGTGAAATTGGTGGCTATGACATACCCGCCAAAACTAAAGTCATCACCAATGCCTGGGCAATAGGTAGACATCCAAAGCACTGGAAAAATGCTGAATGCTTTGAACCAGAAAGATTCCAAGATTCTGTTTTTGATTTCATAGGGACTAATTCTGAGTACATACCATTTGGAGCTGGCAGAAGGATATGTCCAGGGACAATATTTGGAATTGCGAATATTGAACTTCCACTTGCCAAATTACTATTTCACTTTGACTGGAAGCTCCCTGATGGAATTGAAGCAAATGATCTTGACATGACAGAGACTTTTGGGGCAACAGCAGGAAGGAAGAATGATTTGTACTTGGTTGCAAAACCTTATATTTCCAAATCCTAA
- the LOC132622283 gene encoding uncharacterized protein LOC132622283 isoform X2 — protein sequence MGNCQAAEAATVVIQHPGNKVQRFYWSVSANEVMTSNPGHYVALVISSPTERTHNGSPVRQLKLLRPGDTLLLGQVYRLISFEDVLKEFAAKKCVKLGKLIRESGGLVLDSKKISTNAPSVNAKPRLINGIPAKMEHHETYQQGSSSSSGQKRVGRHNGGGQWKPALQSIAETGT from the exons ATGGGGAATTGCCAAGCGGCAGAGGCAGCTACAGTAGTGATTCAACATCCAGGCAACAAAGTACAGAGATTTTACTGGTCTGTAAGTGCCAATGAAGTCATGACTTCGAATCCTGGTCACTACGTGGCACTTGTTATCTCTTCTCCAACTGAGAGAACACACAATGGTTCGCCCGTGAGACAGCTCAAGCTTCTCCGACCCGGCGATACTTTGCTTCTTGGACAAGTTTACCGACTCATCAGTTTTGAAG ATGTACTGAAAGAGTTTGCTGCAAAGAAGTGTGTAAAACTTGGCAAGTTAATAAGGGAAAGTGGAGGCCTTGTTCTTGATTCAAAGAAAATCTCAACAAATGCTCCATCAGTGAACGCCAAGCCCAGATTAATAAATGGAATCCCAGCTAAG ATGGAGCATCATGAAACTTATCAACAAGGAAGCAGCAGTAGCAGTGGCCAGAAACGTGTGGGAAGACATAATGGTGGTGGGCAATGGAAACCAGCCTTACAGAGTATTGCAGAGACTGGAACTTGA
- the LOC132624704 gene encoding glycine-rich RNA-binding protein 1-like: MSQSSYIPEVIENSVIYSSTGKGVVNNTSQYPTGGTMLFSGKRVLNSGHYTPGASSSSQNSGGSASYLGQSSGGSNTRNVVNSYSGINGGNSGYIGGSNNYGGGSSNYGGGSINYVGPNHGNSHNRFKKNNFYCDFCHFKGHTRETCYKLIGYPADFKTKKKYHNSPSGNAAFYSHDKTASGGSTTNFAGSSHMHNGANTNSHMQGLMSVISQFTQE; this comes from the coding sequence ATGTCTCAGTCCTCATATATCCCAGAAGTAATTGAAAATTCAGTCATATACAGTTCAACTGGTAAAGGAGTAGTCAACAATACAAGTCAATATCCAACTGGAGGAACAATGTTGTTCAGTGGGAAAAGAGTACTCAATTCAGGTCACTACACACCTGGAGCCTCTAGTTCTAGTCAGAATTCAGGTGGATCTGCAAGTTACTTAGGACAAAGTTCAGGTGGTTCTAACACAAGAAATGTTGTGAACTCATACTCAGGTATTAATGGTGGAAATAGTGGTTATATAGGAGGAAGCAACAACTATGGTGGAGGTAGTAGCAACTATGGTGGAGGAAGTATAAACTATGTTGGTCCCAACCATGGTAATTCTCACAACagattcaagaaaaataatttttactGTGACTTCTGCCACTTCAAGGGACACACTAGAGAAACCTGCTACAAACTAATTGGCTACCCTGCTGATTTCAAGACAAAGAAGAAGTATCATAATAGCCCCTCAGGAAATGCTGCTTTTTATTCACATGATAAAACTGCAAGTGGAGGATCAACAACTAACTTTGCAGGGTCTTCTCACATGCACAATGGTGCCAACACTAATTCACACATGCAGGGCCTGATGTCTGTGATTTCCCAATTTACTCAGGAGTAG
- the LOC132622283 gene encoding uncharacterized protein LOC132622283 isoform X1, with product MGNCQAAEAATVVIQHPGNKVQRFYWSVSANEVMTSNPGHYVALVISSPTERTHNGSPVRQLKLLRPGDTLLLGQVYRLISFEDVLKEFAAKKCVKLGKLIRESGGLVLDSKKISTNAPSVNAKPRLINGIPAKMEHHETYQQGSSSSSGQRSVGRHNGGGQWKPALQSIAEIGT from the exons ATGGGGAATTGCCAAGCGGCAGAGGCAGCTACAGTAGTGATTCAACATCCAGGCAACAAAGTACAGAGATTTTACTGGTCTGTAAGTGCCAATGAAGTCATGACTTCGAATCCTGGTCACTACGTGGCACTTGTTATCTCTTCTCCAACTGAGAGAACACACAATGGTTCGCCCGTGAGACAGCTCAAGCTTCTCCGACCCGGCGATACTTTGCTTCTTGGACAAGTTTACCGACTCATCAGTTTTGAAG ATGTACTGAAAGAGTTTGCTGCAAAGAAGTGTGTAAAACTTGGCAAGTTAATAAGGGAAAGTGGAGGCCTTGTTCTTGATTCAAAGAAAATCTCAACAAATGCTCCATCAGTGAACGCCAAGCCCAGATTAATAAATGGAATCCCAGCTAAG ATGGAGCATCATGAAACTTATCAACAAGGAAGCAGCAGTAGCAGTGGCCAGAGAAGTGTGGGAAGACATAATGGTGGTGGGCAATGGAAACCAGCCTTACAGAGTATTGCAGAGATTGGAACTTGA